A single window of Anomaloglossus baeobatrachus isolate aAnoBae1 chromosome 5, aAnoBae1.hap1, whole genome shotgun sequence DNA harbors:
- the ZNF217 gene encoding zinc finger protein 217 isoform X1, which yields MPIQSQAGFVNSPEVISNMDYSKMESARSSRAKKRQQAISQKTLQESFLIPAEGDRTFDCMFCHDTYKTHEELGKHVLTRHKATLLEPTVLCVEAEYLGPNDEHKNIAMGSAKQDKKDDKEVFNCEVCGKTFIDSANLVAHMKKHKEFFLFSCNICGRRFKEPWFLKNHKRTHSSRTGGKNKHVVPETPTTINEIVQEPVVKSITSSYKTCMMCGFHFRDQESLSEHIKAHSKILKVQSDAESATRKEQENVPQEEFMGFLNLKPKAKEPETSNKSIKELDPFNTYQAWQLATKGKVALGFAHVKEPSVEAKMETDSEKDEISDIQNTGNSSQSVDLEDMDTDKSEECAKDGPSQDLAKTGPSQDLDESETPKRDEKAKVKSKQDKKPICSNCGKVFRTYQQVVVHSRVHRKDRSDSETSSTSHIEELLPTSAPDTPASVEDKESVKMEDMSEGERKGDRTSERLQNKKAKRKTKLPPASNQCSYCKKSFRSNYYLNIHFRIHTGEKPYTCEVCRYKVAQKTSMRYHFDKYHGDLPEDSDLLMKSLIIPLQLDKTPPDLPEANIQTSRIPKKRTSKTKKDTLSTKPPRRMSALRNKLVNTNQLFKIEQIDTIKKEPEEERPGTPISTEEISLQCQETLEMEICSKKEETSEESPVFTPHIVVDLEAVPLDLSVKSREDIPATLNYSALLLVHNCLNCTYRTLYPELLILHQRLVHKQNYDLHKNSNRTKNPGLVLKMRRTGCPLALQGVDVTPMLLDGAKPKTSASAMAKAINQEKPKRAPAQTNKVTKSETDCKSVEQENKFQSGQQVGSFRYMQPDLQNISHLLERMPQPDQKLSPWIPNSQTISGNLNGSEHPSHIMSSLFGDNPFTRSQGELNPFTQRIANGMLIPASSSNFINTDILRGLHPTQVNLTNLDRPSIKLGPSVLTNNVPYPYEMDLHWNLKSYEQPPAGVPLAVSNPPVNQGSDASVEGKPNVYLRIAKRGYGPNEKIP from the exons ATGCCCATTCAGTCCCAGGCTGGATTTGTTAACAGTCCTGAAGTCATCAGTAACATGGACTACTCCAAAATGGAAAGTGCCCGTTCATCTCGAGCTAAGAAACGGCAACAAGCCATCTCCCAGAAGACGTTGCAGGAGAGCTTTTTGATACCAGCTGAAGGAGACAGGACTTTTGATTGTATGTTTTGCCATGACACCTATAAGACTCATGAAGAACTTGGAAAACATGTTCTGACCCGACATAAAGCAACATTACTTGAGCCCACTGTTCTTTGTGTTGAGGCGGAGTATCTTGGCCCCAATGATGAGCACAAAAATATTGCCATGGGGTCAGCAAAGCAGGATAAAAAGGATGACAAAGAAGTGTTTAACTGTGAGGTGTGTGGCAAGACATTTATTGATTCCGCCAACTTGGTAGCCCACATGAAGAAGCACAAAGAATTCTTTTTGTTCTCTTGCAATATTTGTGGTAGGAGGTTCAAAGAGCCATGGTTTCTAAAAAACCATAAGCGAACCCATTCCAGCCGAACAGGAGGGAAAAATAAACATGTAGTTCCCGAGACTCCTACTACCATAAACGAGATAGTCCAAGAACCAGTGGTCAAAAGCATTACCTCGAGCTATAAGACCTGCATGATGTGTGGCTTCCACTTCCGTGATCAAGAGTCTCTGTCGGAGCATATTAAGGCGCACAGTAAAATATTGAAAGTGCAAAGTGATGCAGAATCTGCCACCAGGAAAGAACAAGAAAATGTCCCACAGGAAGAATTCATGGGTTTCCTAAATCTAAAGCCAAAAGCCAAAGAGCCCGAGACATCCAACAAATCTATCAAAGAACTGGACCCTTTCAACACCTACCAAGCTTGGCAGCTGGCAACAAAAGGCAAAGTGGCCCTAGGCTTTGCTCATGTGAAGGAGCCATCCGTTGAAGCCAAGATGGAAACCGATTCTGAAAAGGATGAGATCTCCGATATCCAGAATACAGGAAATAGTAGTCAatctgttgaccttgaggatatggACACTGACAAAAGTGAGGAGTGTGCTAAAGATGGTCCGTCACAAGATCTGGCTAAAACTGGTCCGTCACAAGATCTGGATGAGTCTGAAACCCCCAAAAGAGATGAGAAAGCTAAGGTCAAGAGCAAGCAGGATAAGAAACCAATCTGCAGCAACTGCGGAAAAGTATTTAGGACCTACCAACAGGTGGTTGTGCATTCTCGTGTACACAGAAAGGACCGGAGCGATTCTGAAACCTCATCCACCAGTCACATTGAAGAACTGCTGCCTACCAGTGCTCCAGATACTCCAGCCAGTGTGGAGGACAAGGAGTCTGTCAAGATGGAGGACATGTCTGAAGGTGAAAGAAAAGGTGATCGAACGAGTG AGAGGCttcaaaataaaaaagcaaaacgGAAAACCAAACTCCCTCCAGCGTCCAACCAATGCAGTTACTGTAAAAAGAGCTTTCGTTCAAACTACTACCTCAATATTCACTTCAGGATCCATACAG GTGAAAAGCCGTACACTTGTGAGGTTTGTCGTTATAAAGTTGCACAGAAAacttccatgaggtatcactttgaTAAATACCACGGCGATTTGCCTGAAGACTCTGATCTCCTTATGAAAAGCCTAATAATCCCTTTACAGTTAGATAAGACTCCCCCAGATCTACCTGAGGCCAATATTCAAACAAGCAGGATTCCCAAAAAACGCACCAGTAAGACCAAAAAGGACACACTGTCCACCAAACCTCCCAGGAGGATGTCTGCTCTACGTAACAAGCTGGTGAACACAAACCAACTCTTCAAAATTGAGCAAATAGATACGATCAAGAAAGAGCCAGAGGAAGAGCGTCCGGGGACACCAATCAGTACTGAGGAGATTTCTCTACAGTGTCAGGAAACCTTAGAAATGgaaatttgttcaaaaaaagaGGAGACCTCTGAGGAAAGTCCAGTCTTCACACCTCACATAGTAGTTGATCTGGAAGCTGTTCCTTTGGACTTATCTGTGAAATCACGCGAGGACATACCTGCCACTTTAAATTACAGTGCCTTATTACTGGTGCATAACTGTCTGAACTGCACTTACAGAACATTGTACCCTGAGCTGTTGATCTTACACCAGAGACTGGTCCACAAACAAAACTATGATCTCCACAAAAATAGCAATAGGACCAAAAACCCAGGACTTGTCCTAAAAATGAGGCGCACTGGTTGTCCCTTGGCCTTACAGGGGGTGGATGTGACTCCTATGCTGCTAGATGGTGCTAAACCAAAAACGTCTGCATCGGCCATGGCAAAGGCCATCAACCAAGAGAAACCCAAACGGGCACCTGCCCAAACAAACAAGGTGACTAAATCAGAAACAGACTGTAAGAGCGTTGAGCAAGAGAATAAATTTCAAAGTGGGCAGCAGGTCGGCAGCTTTAGGTACATGCAGCCGGATCTTCAGAACATCTCCCACTTATTGGAAAGGATGCCACAACCTGACCAAAAACTTTCTCCCTGGATACCAAACTCCCAGACCATCAGTGGAAACTTGAATGGCTCTGAGCACCCTTCTCATATAATGTCGTCATTGTTTGGTGACAACCCATTTACCAGATCTCAGGGGGAGCTCAACCCCTTCACACAGAGAATCGCAAATGGTATGTTAATCCCTGCCTCTAGCAGCAACTTCATCAATACTGACATACTCAGGGGACTTCACCCAACTCAGGTCAACTTGACTAATCTGGATAGGCCTTCTATCAAATTGGGTCCATCAGTACTGACCAATAATGTGCCATATCCATATGAGATGGATCTCCATTGGAACCTGAAGTCTTATGAGCAGCCACCGGCTGGAGTTCCACTCGCTGTCAGCAATCCCCCAGTCAATCAGGGATCAGATGCATCTGTGGAAG GAAAACCTAATGTATATCTGAGGATAGCCAAGCGAGGATATGGACCAAATGAGAAAATACCTTAA
- the ZNF217 gene encoding zinc finger protein 217 isoform X2 encodes MPIQSQAGFVNSPEVISNMDYSKMESARSSRAKKRQQAISQKTLQESFLIPAEGDRTFDCMFCHDTYKTHEELGKHVLTRHKATLLEPTVLCVEAEYLGPNDEHKNIAMGSAKQDKKDDKEVFNCEVCGKTFIDSANLVAHMKKHKEFFLFSCNICGRRFKEPWFLKNHKRTHSSRTGGKNKHVVPETPTTINEIVQEPVVKSITSSYKTCMMCGFHFRDQESLSEHIKAHSKILKVQSDAESATRKEQENVPQEEFMGFLNLKPKAKEPETSNKSIKELDPFNTYQAWQLATKGKVALGFAHVKEPSVEAKMETDSEKDEISDIQNTGNSSQSVDLEDMDTDKSEECAKDGPSQDLAKTGPSQDLDESETPKRDEKAKVKSKQDKKPICSNCGKVFRTYQQVVVHSRVHRKDRSDSETSSTSHIEELLPTSAPDTPASVEDKESVKMEDMSEGERKERLQNKKAKRKTKLPPASNQCSYCKKSFRSNYYLNIHFRIHTGEKPYTCEVCRYKVAQKTSMRYHFDKYHGDLPEDSDLLMKSLIIPLQLDKTPPDLPEANIQTSRIPKKRTSKTKKDTLSTKPPRRMSALRNKLVNTNQLFKIEQIDTIKKEPEEERPGTPISTEEISLQCQETLEMEICSKKEETSEESPVFTPHIVVDLEAVPLDLSVKSREDIPATLNYSALLLVHNCLNCTYRTLYPELLILHQRLVHKQNYDLHKNSNRTKNPGLVLKMRRTGCPLALQGVDVTPMLLDGAKPKTSASAMAKAINQEKPKRAPAQTNKVTKSETDCKSVEQENKFQSGQQVGSFRYMQPDLQNISHLLERMPQPDQKLSPWIPNSQTISGNLNGSEHPSHIMSSLFGDNPFTRSQGELNPFTQRIANGMLIPASSSNFINTDILRGLHPTQVNLTNLDRPSIKLGPSVLTNNVPYPYEMDLHWNLKSYEQPPAGVPLAVSNPPVNQGSDASVEGKPNVYLRIAKRGYGPNEKIP; translated from the exons ATGCCCATTCAGTCCCAGGCTGGATTTGTTAACAGTCCTGAAGTCATCAGTAACATGGACTACTCCAAAATGGAAAGTGCCCGTTCATCTCGAGCTAAGAAACGGCAACAAGCCATCTCCCAGAAGACGTTGCAGGAGAGCTTTTTGATACCAGCTGAAGGAGACAGGACTTTTGATTGTATGTTTTGCCATGACACCTATAAGACTCATGAAGAACTTGGAAAACATGTTCTGACCCGACATAAAGCAACATTACTTGAGCCCACTGTTCTTTGTGTTGAGGCGGAGTATCTTGGCCCCAATGATGAGCACAAAAATATTGCCATGGGGTCAGCAAAGCAGGATAAAAAGGATGACAAAGAAGTGTTTAACTGTGAGGTGTGTGGCAAGACATTTATTGATTCCGCCAACTTGGTAGCCCACATGAAGAAGCACAAAGAATTCTTTTTGTTCTCTTGCAATATTTGTGGTAGGAGGTTCAAAGAGCCATGGTTTCTAAAAAACCATAAGCGAACCCATTCCAGCCGAACAGGAGGGAAAAATAAACATGTAGTTCCCGAGACTCCTACTACCATAAACGAGATAGTCCAAGAACCAGTGGTCAAAAGCATTACCTCGAGCTATAAGACCTGCATGATGTGTGGCTTCCACTTCCGTGATCAAGAGTCTCTGTCGGAGCATATTAAGGCGCACAGTAAAATATTGAAAGTGCAAAGTGATGCAGAATCTGCCACCAGGAAAGAACAAGAAAATGTCCCACAGGAAGAATTCATGGGTTTCCTAAATCTAAAGCCAAAAGCCAAAGAGCCCGAGACATCCAACAAATCTATCAAAGAACTGGACCCTTTCAACACCTACCAAGCTTGGCAGCTGGCAACAAAAGGCAAAGTGGCCCTAGGCTTTGCTCATGTGAAGGAGCCATCCGTTGAAGCCAAGATGGAAACCGATTCTGAAAAGGATGAGATCTCCGATATCCAGAATACAGGAAATAGTAGTCAatctgttgaccttgaggatatggACACTGACAAAAGTGAGGAGTGTGCTAAAGATGGTCCGTCACAAGATCTGGCTAAAACTGGTCCGTCACAAGATCTGGATGAGTCTGAAACCCCCAAAAGAGATGAGAAAGCTAAGGTCAAGAGCAAGCAGGATAAGAAACCAATCTGCAGCAACTGCGGAAAAGTATTTAGGACCTACCAACAGGTGGTTGTGCATTCTCGTGTACACAGAAAGGACCGGAGCGATTCTGAAACCTCATCCACCAGTCACATTGAAGAACTGCTGCCTACCAGTGCTCCAGATACTCCAGCCAGTGTGGAGGACAAGGAGTCTGTCAAGATGGAGGACATGTCTGAAGGTGAAAGAAAAG AGAGGCttcaaaataaaaaagcaaaacgGAAAACCAAACTCCCTCCAGCGTCCAACCAATGCAGTTACTGTAAAAAGAGCTTTCGTTCAAACTACTACCTCAATATTCACTTCAGGATCCATACAG GTGAAAAGCCGTACACTTGTGAGGTTTGTCGTTATAAAGTTGCACAGAAAacttccatgaggtatcactttgaTAAATACCACGGCGATTTGCCTGAAGACTCTGATCTCCTTATGAAAAGCCTAATAATCCCTTTACAGTTAGATAAGACTCCCCCAGATCTACCTGAGGCCAATATTCAAACAAGCAGGATTCCCAAAAAACGCACCAGTAAGACCAAAAAGGACACACTGTCCACCAAACCTCCCAGGAGGATGTCTGCTCTACGTAACAAGCTGGTGAACACAAACCAACTCTTCAAAATTGAGCAAATAGATACGATCAAGAAAGAGCCAGAGGAAGAGCGTCCGGGGACACCAATCAGTACTGAGGAGATTTCTCTACAGTGTCAGGAAACCTTAGAAATGgaaatttgttcaaaaaaagaGGAGACCTCTGAGGAAAGTCCAGTCTTCACACCTCACATAGTAGTTGATCTGGAAGCTGTTCCTTTGGACTTATCTGTGAAATCACGCGAGGACATACCTGCCACTTTAAATTACAGTGCCTTATTACTGGTGCATAACTGTCTGAACTGCACTTACAGAACATTGTACCCTGAGCTGTTGATCTTACACCAGAGACTGGTCCACAAACAAAACTATGATCTCCACAAAAATAGCAATAGGACCAAAAACCCAGGACTTGTCCTAAAAATGAGGCGCACTGGTTGTCCCTTGGCCTTACAGGGGGTGGATGTGACTCCTATGCTGCTAGATGGTGCTAAACCAAAAACGTCTGCATCGGCCATGGCAAAGGCCATCAACCAAGAGAAACCCAAACGGGCACCTGCCCAAACAAACAAGGTGACTAAATCAGAAACAGACTGTAAGAGCGTTGAGCAAGAGAATAAATTTCAAAGTGGGCAGCAGGTCGGCAGCTTTAGGTACATGCAGCCGGATCTTCAGAACATCTCCCACTTATTGGAAAGGATGCCACAACCTGACCAAAAACTTTCTCCCTGGATACCAAACTCCCAGACCATCAGTGGAAACTTGAATGGCTCTGAGCACCCTTCTCATATAATGTCGTCATTGTTTGGTGACAACCCATTTACCAGATCTCAGGGGGAGCTCAACCCCTTCACACAGAGAATCGCAAATGGTATGTTAATCCCTGCCTCTAGCAGCAACTTCATCAATACTGACATACTCAGGGGACTTCACCCAACTCAGGTCAACTTGACTAATCTGGATAGGCCTTCTATCAAATTGGGTCCATCAGTACTGACCAATAATGTGCCATATCCATATGAGATGGATCTCCATTGGAACCTGAAGTCTTATGAGCAGCCACCGGCTGGAGTTCCACTCGCTGTCAGCAATCCCCCAGTCAATCAGGGATCAGATGCATCTGTGGAAG GAAAACCTAATGTATATCTGAGGATAGCCAAGCGAGGATATGGACCAAATGAGAAAATACCTTAA